The Panthera leo isolate Ple1 chromosome C2, P.leo_Ple1_pat1.1, whole genome shotgun sequence genome window below encodes:
- the NCBP2 gene encoding nuclear cap-binding protein subunit 2 isoform X2, producing MSGGLLKALRSDSYVELSQYRDQHFRGDNEEQEKLLKKSCTLYVGNLSFYTTEEQIYELFSKSGDIKKIIMGLDKMKKTACGFCFVEYYSRADAENAMRYINGTRLDDRIIRTDWDAGFKEGRQYGRGRSGGQVRDEYRQDYDAGRGGYGKLAQNQ from the exons ATGTCCGGCGGCCTTCTGAAGGCGCTGCGCAGCGACTCCTACGTGGAGCTGAGCCAGTACCGGGACCAGCACTTCCGG GGTGACaatgaagaacaggaaaaattaCTGAAGAAGAGCTGTACGTTGTATGTTGGAAATCTTTCCTTTTACACAACTGAAGAACAAATCTATGAACTTTTCAGTAAAAGTGGCGacataaagaaaatcattatGGGCCTGGATAAGATGAAGAAGACAGCATGTGGGTTCTGCTTTGTGGA ATACTATTCAAGAGCAGATGCAGAAAATGCCATGAGGTACATAAATGGAACTCGTCTGGATGACCGGATCATTCGCACAGACTGGGACGCAGGCTTTAAGGAGGGCAGGCAGTATGGCCGTGGGCGATCTGGGGGCCAG GTACGAGATGAGTATCGTCAGGACTATGACGCTGGGAGAGGAGGCTATGGAAAACTGGCCCAAAACCA aTGA
- the NCBP2 gene encoding nuclear cap-binding protein subunit 2 isoform X1 encodes MSGGLLKALRSDSYVELSQYRDQHFRGDNEEQEKLLKKSCTLYVGNLSFYTTEEQIYELFSKSGDIKKIIMGLDKMKKTACGFCFVEYYSRADAENAMRYINGTRLDDRIIRTDWDAGFKEGRQYGRGRSGGQVRDEYRQDYDAGRGGYGKLAQNQ; translated from the exons ATGTCCGGCGGCCTTCTGAAGGCGCTGCGCAGCGACTCCTACGTGGAGCTGAGCCAGTACCGGGACCAGCACTTCCGG GGTGACaatgaagaacaggaaaaattaCTGAAGAAGAGCTGTACGTTGTATGTTGGAAATCTTTCCTTTTACACAACTGAAGAACAAATCTATGAACTTTTCAGTAAAAGTGGCGacataaagaaaatcattatGGGCCTGGATAAGATGAAGAAGACAGCATGTGGGTTCTGCTTTGTGGA ATACTATTCAAGAGCAGATGCAGAAAATGCCATGAGGTACATAAATGGAACTCGTCTGGATGACCGGATCATTCGCACAGACTGGGACGCAGGCTTTAAGGAGGGCAGGCAGTATGGCCGTGGGCGATCTGGGGGCCAG GTACGAGATGAGTATCGTCAGGACTATGACGCTGGGAGAGGAGGCTATGGAAAACTGGCCCAAAACCAGTGA
- the NCBP2AS2 gene encoding protein NCBP2AS2, translating to MVLRRLLAALLYSPQLVERLSESKPIRRAAQLTAFALLQAQLRGQDAARRVRALAAGPAGSLGRRAARFKDTFTQELRRGLRDRPGSPPGSQRGPGANP from the coding sequence ATGGTTCTTCGGCGGCTCTTGGCCGCGCTGCTCTACAGCCCGCAGCTGGTGGAGCGTCTGTCGGAGTCTAAGCCCATCCGGCGTGCGGCGCAGCTCACAGCCTTCGCACTGCTGCAGGCCCAGCTCCGCGGCCAGGACGCAGCCCGGCGCGTTCGAGCCCTCGCGGCTGGGCCCGCGGGTTCCCTAGGTCGCCGCGCTGCCCGCTTCAAAGACACCTTCACTCAGGAGCTGCGCCGCGGCCTCCGGGACCGCCCGGGGTCACCCCCGGGTAGCCAGAGGGGCCCAGGCGCAAACCCCTAA